One Fictibacillus halophilus genomic window, ATAAAGGTTGTCGGACTTATGACTATGGCTCCTTTTACTGATGATGAATCCTTAATCAGAAACGTGTTTTCAACATTAAAGCAACTTCAATTGGAAATACAGAAGCAAGAAATGGTTCATGCTCCATGTACAGAACTATCTATGGGAATGTCTAACGATTTTTCGATTGCTGTTGAAGAAGGTGCAACATTTATTAGAATTGGGACAAGTTTAGTAGGAAAAGAATTTTAGGAGGTGGTACAGATGGGAATTAAAACAAAATTCAAGCGTTTTTTTGATCTGGAAGACGATTATGATTATGAAGAGGATTATGAGGAAGAATCAATGCCTGAAGAAGAAGAAATCACACCTTCTCATACGAAAAAAGGAAAACCGAACGTAGTAAGTCTTCAAAGTATTCAGCAACAAGTTAAAGTTGTTCTAGTAGAACCTCGTGTATATGCAGAAGCACAGGATATCGCAGATCAATTAAAGAATCGACGAGCTGTTGTTATGAATTTACAAAGAATTCCGCATGATCAAGCAAAAAGAATCGTAGACTTTTTATCAGGGACTGTTTATGCAATCGGTGGTGACATTCAAAAGTTAGGACCGAATACATTTTTGTGTACTCCTGAAAATGTTGATGTTTCCGGAACGATTTCAGAAATGATGGAAGAAGATTAAATCAGGCAGGTGAAAATTATTGAATATGATCTATGCAGTTGAAGACGTAGTACTAACTCTTATCCAGATCTACTATTACATGATTATCGGATACATACTATTATCTTGGTTTCCAAATGCTCGTGAGTCATCCATCGGTCAAGTGATCGCGAGGCTAGTCGAACCATATCTATCTCCTTTTCGAAAGATTATTCCGCCACTTGGCATGATTGATCTTTC contains:
- a CDS encoding YggT family protein, translating into MIYAVEDVVLTLIQIYYYMIIGYILLSWFPNARESSIGQVIARLVEPYLSPFRKIIPPLGMIDLSPIVALMALHFARFGVSAIAQMVARSL
- a CDS encoding cell division protein SepF, producing the protein MGIKTKFKRFFDLEDDYDYEEDYEEESMPEEEEITPSHTKKGKPNVVSLQSIQQQVKVVLVEPRVYAEAQDIADQLKNRRAVVMNLQRIPHDQAKRIVDFLSGTVYAIGGDIQKLGPNTFLCTPENVDVSGTISEMMEED